A single window of Hemibagrus wyckioides isolate EC202008001 linkage group LG28, SWU_Hwy_1.0, whole genome shotgun sequence DNA harbors:
- the fam78ab gene encoding protein FAM78A isoform X1 — protein sequence MQYSVHAFGSRARSGTLLWWISSSLLLLLFNDMGCIQSLRCKPKSFRVVVLEVTASIDPKPTSIDESSSVVLRYRTPHFRASARVLVPPVAAKETWTVGWIQACNHMEFYNRYGTEGMSSWELPDLRDGKIKAISDSDGVNYPWYGNTTETWTIVGPTKTDTKFSVSMNDNFYPSVTWGVPVSERNVPMLSNIWRDQSFTTWLVAINQASGETMVLQTVRWRMRLHIEVDPDKPLGKRAKLLEPVAQEQPQLLGKNDPIPVNAMVKPNANDAQVLMWRPRTGKPVVVIPSKY from the exons ATGCAATATTCGGTGCATGCGTTCGGGTCTCGTGCACGCTCCGGGACGTTGCTGTGGTGGATCTCGTCgtcgctgctgctgctgctgtttaaCGACATGGGCTGCATCCAGAGCCTCAGATGCAAGCCGAAGAGTTTCCGCGTCGTCGTGCTGGAGGTGACCGCCTCCATCGACCCGAAGCCCACCAGCATCGACGAGTCCTCGAGCGTGGTGCTGCGCTACCGTACGCCGCACTTCCGCGCCAGCGCGCGCGTCCTCGTGCCCCCGGTGGCCGCCAAGGAGACGTGGACAGTGGGCTGGATCCAGGCGTGCAACCACATGGAGTTTTACAACCGATACGGAACCGAGGGCAT GTCCAGCTGGGAGCTTCCGGATCTCCGTGATGGTAAAATCAAAGCCATCAGTGACTCAGATGGCGTGAACTACCCCTGGTACGGCAACACCACGGAGACCTGGACCATCGTGGGTCCGACCAAGACAGACACCAAATTCAGCGTCAGCATGAACGACAATTTTTACCCGAGCGTGACGTGGGGTGTCCCGGTGAGCGAGAGAAACGTGCCCATGCTGAGCAACATCTGGAGGGACCAGAGCTTCACCACGTGGCTGGTGGCCATCAATCAGGCGTCAGGAGAGACGATGGTGCTGCAGACGGTGCGCTGGCGCATGCGGCTGCACATCGAGGTGGATCCGGACAAACCGCTGGGGAAACGAGCCAAGCTTCTGGAACCCGTCGCTCAGGAACAGCCGCAACTGCTGGGCAAAAACGATCCGATTCCGGTCAACGCCATGGTCAAACCCAACGCCAACGATGCACAAGTCCTCATGTGGAGGCCCAGGACTGGAAAACCAGTGGTGGTCATCCCTTCTAAATATTGA
- the fam78ab gene encoding protein FAM78A isoform X2: MNDNFYPSVTWGVPVSERNVPMLSNIWRDQSFTTWLVAINQASGETMVLQTVRWRMRLHIEVDPDKPLGKRAKLLEPVAQEQPQLLGKNDPIPVNAMVKPNANDAQVLMWRPRTGKPVVVIPSKY; this comes from the coding sequence ATGAACGACAATTTTTACCCGAGCGTGACGTGGGGTGTCCCGGTGAGCGAGAGAAACGTGCCCATGCTGAGCAACATCTGGAGGGACCAGAGCTTCACCACGTGGCTGGTGGCCATCAATCAGGCGTCAGGAGAGACGATGGTGCTGCAGACGGTGCGCTGGCGCATGCGGCTGCACATCGAGGTGGATCCGGACAAACCGCTGGGGAAACGAGCCAAGCTTCTGGAACCCGTCGCTCAGGAACAGCCGCAACTGCTGGGCAAAAACGATCCGATTCCGGTCAACGCCATGGTCAAACCCAACGCCAACGATGCACAAGTCCTCATGTGGAGGCCCAGGACTGGAAAACCAGTGGTGGTCATCCCTTCTAAATATTGA
- the LOC131348463 gene encoding inactive phospholipid phosphatase 7 isoform X1, giving the protein MPCNSRRMRARERGDVLGRAEFLSLHQPQRNGGAARRPSNIKAHQHHEHAPQPPGEGVKERAEAPRWPEEDCMRLNPSLRGIAVSSLLAIDIHLSKRLGVCAHGSSSWGSVRSVVTLLALTGHGLTWIGGTLLCLTRSSTEAGQEVLINLLLALVLDILMVAGVQKLVKRRGPWEMTPGFLDCVAMDMYSFPGAHASRATMVSRFLLSHLVLAVPLRVLLVLWAFLVGLSRVLLGQNHVTDMACGFALGSLHYVLVETIWLPSSACQMLLSIGTLSWSPFH; this is encoded by the exons ATGCCGTGTAACTCGCGCCGGATGAGAGCGCGAGAGCGCGGGGACGTGCTGGGACGCGCGGAGTTCCTCTCGCTTCATCAGCCGCAGCGTAATGGCGGCGCGGCGCGGAGACCGAGCAACATCAAAGCCCACCAGCACCATGAGCACGCGCCGCAGCCGCCCGGTGAAGGCGTAAAGGAGCGCGCGGAGGCGCCGCGGTGGCCGGAAGAGGACTGCATGCGTCTTAACCCGTCCCTGAGAGGCATCGCGGTCAGCTCGCTCCTGGCCATCGACATCCACCTGTCCAAGCGCCTCGGCGTGTGCGCGCACGGATCGTCCTCGTGGGGTAGCGTGCGCTCCGTCGTCACCCTGCTCGCGCTCACCGGACACGGGCTCACGTGGATCGGCGGCACGCTGTTGTGTCTGACCCGCAGCAGCACCGAAGCCGGACAGGAAGTGCTGATCAACCTGCTGCTGG CGCTGGTCCTTGACATCTTGATGGTGGCCGGAGTGCAGAAGCTGGTGAAGCGTAGAGGACCATGGGAAATGACCCCGGGCTTCCTGGACTGCGTGGCGATGGACATGTACTCCTTCCCCGGGGCTCATGCCAGCAGGGCCACGATGGTGTCCCGGTTCCTGCTGTCTCACCTGGTCCTGGCTGTGCCACTGCGGGTTCTGCTGGTTCTGTGGGCCTTTCTGGTCGGACTCTCCCGGGTTCTTCTCGGGCAGAACCACGTGACCGACATGGCATGCGGCTTCGCGCTCGGGTCGCTCCACTACGTCCTGGTGGAGACCATATGGCTGCCGTCCAGCGCCTGCCAGATGCTGCTGTCTATAGGGACGCTCAGCTGGAGCCCcttccactaa
- the LOC131348463 gene encoding inactive phospholipid phosphatase 7 isoform X2 — MPCNSRRMRARERGDVLGRAEFLSLHQPQRNGGAARRPSNIKAHQHHEHAPQPPGEGVKERAEAPRWPEEDCMRLNPSLRGIAVSSLLAIDIHLSKRLGVCAHGSSSWGSVRSVVTLLALTGHGLTWIGGTLLCLTRSSTEAGQEVLINLLLVIVNVTLPVHPALVLDILMVAGVQKLVKRRGPWEMTPGFLDCVAMDMYSFPGAHASRATMVSRFLLSHLVLAVPLRVLLVLWAFLVGLSRVLLGQNHVTDMACGFALGSLHYVLVETIWLPSSACQMLLSIGTLSWSPFH, encoded by the exons ATGCCGTGTAACTCGCGCCGGATGAGAGCGCGAGAGCGCGGGGACGTGCTGGGACGCGCGGAGTTCCTCTCGCTTCATCAGCCGCAGCGTAATGGCGGCGCGGCGCGGAGACCGAGCAACATCAAAGCCCACCAGCACCATGAGCACGCGCCGCAGCCGCCCGGTGAAGGCGTAAAGGAGCGCGCGGAGGCGCCGCGGTGGCCGGAAGAGGACTGCATGCGTCTTAACCCGTCCCTGAGAGGCATCGCGGTCAGCTCGCTCCTGGCCATCGACATCCACCTGTCCAAGCGCCTCGGCGTGTGCGCGCACGGATCGTCCTCGTGGGGTAGCGTGCGCTCCGTCGTCACCCTGCTCGCGCTCACCGGACACGGGCTCACGTGGATCGGCGGCACGCTGTTGTGTCTGACCCGCAGCAGCACCGAAGCCGGACAGGAAGTGCTGATCAACCTGCTGCTGG TGATAGTAAATGTTACACTTCCTGTCCATCCAGCGCTGGTCCTTGACATCTTGATGGTGGCCGGAGTGCAGAAGCTGGTGAAGCGTAGAGGACCATGGGAAATGACCCCGGGCTTCCTGGACTGCGTGGCGATGGACATGTACTCCTTCCCCGGGGCTCATGCCAGCAGGGCCACGATGGTGTCCCGGTTCCTGCTGTCTCACCTGGTCCTGGCTGTGCCACTGCGGGTTCTGCTGGTTCTGTGGGCCTTTCTGGTCGGACTCTCCCGGGTTCTTCTCGGGCAGAACCACGTGACCGACATGGCATGCGGCTTCGCGCTCGGGTCGCTCCACTACGTCCTGGTGGAGACCATATGGCTGCCGTCCAGCGCCTGCCAGATGCTGCTGTCTATAGGGACGCTCAGCTGGAGCCCcttccactaa
- the abhd10a gene encoding abhydrolase domain containing 10, depalmitoylase a, translated as MASVLFRHYCKPRHINSRTFPFMSQLAGVRYKGTVQYATRPGLPKLAYRKLKGKNPGVVFLPGFASNMNGQKAEALEEFCKSLGHSYLRFDYSGCGASEGKITDYNIGAWKKDVLYVLDELVEGPQILVGCSLGGWLMLLAALARPEKVAALVGISTAADHFVTAYNELPVQTRKEIEERGFWPFPSRYSEEGSYALSVDFLQEAQSHCVLQGPIPVSCPVRLIHCLQDADVPWHVSMQVAERVLSGDVDVILRKHGCHRMSQQDDIKLIVYTIDDLIDKLTTVG; from the exons ATGGCGTCTGTGTTGTTCAGACATTACTGTAAACCCCGTCACATAAACAGCAGGACCTTTCCCTTCATGTCGCAGCTCGCAG GAGTCAGATATAAAGGTACAGTCCAATATGCCACGCGCCCCGGCCTGCCCAAACTGGCCTACAGGAAGCTGAAGGGTAAAAACCCCGGCGTCGTCTTCCTCCCCGGCTTTGCCTCCAACATGAACGGCCAGAAAGCCGAAGCACTGGAGGAGTTCTGCAAATCTCTGGGTCACTCGTACCTCAG GTTTGATTATTCGGGCTGCGGAGCGTCGGAGGGGAAAATAACGGACTACAACATCGGCGCGTGGAAGAAGGACGTCCTGTACGTGCTGGATGAGTTAGTTGAAGGACCTCag ATTCTGGTGGGCTGCAGTCTGGGCGGATGGCTGATGCTGCTAGCCGCTCTAGCAAGACCGGAGAAGGTCGCTGCCCTGGTGGGCATTTCCACTGCTGCAGATCATTTTGTCACTGCCTACAACGAGCTTCCCGTTCAG acGAGGAAGGAGATAGAGGAGCGCGGGTTCTGGCCGTTTCCCAGCCGCTACAGCGAAGAGGGCTCGTACGCACTGAGCGTGGACTTCCTGCAGGAGGCGCAGTCTCACTGTGTGCTGCAAGGTCCCATCCCCGTGTCCTGCCCTGTCCGGCTCATCCACTGCCTGCAGGATGCCGACGTCCCCTGGCACGTGTCCATGCAGGTGGCCGAGCGTGTCCTCAGTGGCGACGTCGACGTCATCCTGCGCAAACACGGCTGCCATCGCATGTCTCAGCAGGACGACATCAAACTCATCGTCTACACCATCGATGACCTTATCGATAAGCTCACCACAGTGGGGTGA